Proteins encoded by one window of Drosophila melanogaster chromosome X:
- the Dora gene encoding dorado, isoform C, producing MDRFSFDDSIRFEEDSLCSWSSEPESLCNNWRGWKKPAAGSGAGNGGLSGMGGMAVAGGSGAPPFGGAGASGSCTPGGNGTAMANTSTCGRHYEVSTLAELAARCVASYIPFELVEHVYPPVPEQLQLRIAFWSFPDNEEDIRLYSCLANSSADEFNRGDSLFRLRAVKDPLQIGFHLSASVVNQTPRAYFNVAVTFDRRRISSCNCTCTSSAYWCSHVVAVCLHRIHCPQEVCLRAPVSESLTRLQRDQLQKFAQYLISELPQQILPTAQRLLDELLSAQPTAINTVCGAPDPTAGASINDQTSWYLDEKTLHNNIKRILIKFCLPAPIVFSDVNYLTNSAPPAAAEWSSLLRPLRGREPEGMWNLLSIVREMYRRCDRNAVRLLEIITEECLYCDQILIWWFQTKLALMMGSHGHSGGKHSNTHSNSTALQHACSSLCDEIVALWRLAALNPGLAPDERDMLHAQFTAWHLKILDRVVKSRMMPSYTNKHQQNSRSETELFIGFKPAIEACYLDWEGYPIPGVTHTHDTNPIYYSPFTCFKHTDLKGESNNPGQLNATQALMSNNKHYNYFSSSSDHGMHAGAFKQRLDRPFRESRFYTNPADLDGGAALAGGGSGRFSTGLGSVAVGGAGAGGLGQMSGGVNNSVGGSAAAEVNPVQQQLPSGSAGVGASVTNAKVVVATDGNRSSASSEGFCENDDFGGDTSSSHNYCPPGQAVVPGQKSALTESDSQSSFDAVSHQSKDEPPVGGVGVAVGVEQALSTSDTSSASSSSSSASTASGSSNSSTSSMLMAGQEATVGVGGAVQQTTRRLSKDESFSSSSDEFNQGGVGGSAGRVAMASSGSGSGAGDTVAVGSGSTAGGDLTPVPSTSAAARAALAASSTGPVISASPHLAASAAGGLGVLGVGADQPCTSSAHAARALAAAVAASSDKPHVFSNVRPTEDAWDILLARAEGLHAHGHGAEACILAVRLAEQMLANPPNLLLELPPAPKRKGKKQNVNPISHQLTVVASATLSKCAFLCTVLSENSEHYHIGFRICLFALEMPRPPASTKPLEVKLANQEADILALLKRLPLGSAELQVIRERAEQLRSGTFKTRGEALLPINLATFIFDALVTLSPLGGSTIVPGVASTSGVSSAAGKSMVNTGTRLLLYKHNSDESLGFDAAVAALGLKANVSEAEHPLLCEGTRRQRGDLALTLLSHYKDEPRKIAKIMEKLLDRDIHTLLNAPLLPAYYSSNPPVRTRSNQPTRREDHDYGGGSGCASSNCNPVANLCELLPADYGSVGGNSRPHSSTSAELELSMCALSMASSGSQSGGVQGMVPTTNAAGTTGTPSSSSTTVSGSQNPNGNPSGSGGGGNGGGGNGGGGGGGGGGGGSTSSRSKESRYKGKRAYPSIPNQPSEASAHFMFELAKNVLTKAGGNSSTSLFTQASTSQNHHGPHRALHMCAFQLGLYALGLHNCVSPNWLSRTYSSHVSWILGQAMEIGAPAISFLIDTWEAHLTPPEAAGMADRASRGWDSNMVYPAAELALSVLPHAAALNPNEIQRAILQCKEQSDLMLERACLTVETAAKGGGVYPEVLFQVARYWYELYMRNTPNNSEFEPHDDTMDHSAVSLSALIESQQQHELQQQQQAVQQQQAVQQQQQVVQQQQQVVQQQQQLGMPNSVVPGGVGPGPGLPVAVQPPVVGSVQNPQAQFQPVGVASLAPLGLAQYPPYSFCQGLYAHHHNMSYPPGQMQMFISAGPPPPPQAYGGYQQPPPQQPPNPQQQQQVVQQQVQQQQVVQQQQQQVQMAGQAPPGHPGQQGHPGQPPSGFQPQPPPGAFQALPPQAYQAMQAGPPGPPMGPPQGYYGPPPPPPPNGPPGVGVGVGVGVGVGVMPMRQHQHQHPVYPFMQQAPPQPPQQQQPPPSQPPVRQRQPHQFTPTQLRYLLAAYNVGMLAMETLARRVHDDRPQAKYARNPPYGEDVKWLLRISKKLGTQYLHQFCICAVNSIVSPFVLHDVAIESAHYLGRNNHQMVMQHLRSALTPLVQKCQQMYIQCIHQKLYHLTQGDYEEFASIVVAARAAFQITPEGNAQFKDWLQSIKRSKSCKKELWTQINAALQSNSKXQRLDSCNLMTAVATATLATTTAAAGTSATAECKTTTVAASSSSNNSAGNHNNIGNSSSSGVITNNNSSSNGGNINIAISDSVNGHNHHHHHHHHRHHHLLDTPASSSVGLATATAAGGGGTAAAIPVAATPVSNTPATASSSASAAVAAAAAAAAASAAPSSVASYERSERRPPLLGAPPALSTVSNNNGRSGAAIAYHSLMPNFYPSTRQLHMHGHARGHAHPPQHGQPHPHQQPQPHSHPHAHPHPHPHPHQYQLQSLSHYHQQL from the exons ATGGACCGCTTCAGCTTCGACGACTCCATCCGCTTCGAGGAAGACTCCCTCTGCAGCTGGAGCTCTGAACCGGAATCGCTGTGCAACAACTGGCGCGGCTGGAAGAAGCCCGCTGCAGGCAGCGGCGCAGGCAATGGCGGCTTGAGCGGCATGGGCGGTATGGCTGTGGCCGGCGGCTCAGGAGCACCGCCGttcggaggagcaggagcctCTGGTTCCTGCACACCGGGCGGCAATGGAACGGCCATGGCCAACACATCCACCTGCGGCAGACATTATG AAGTATCCACATTGGCCGAACTGGCAGCCCGCTGTGTGGCCTCCTACATACCGTTCGAGCTGGTTGAGCACGTGTATCCGCCGGTgccggagcagctgcagctgcgcaTTGCGTTCTGGAGCTTTCCGGACAACGAGGAGGACATCCGGCTCTACTCCTGTCTGGCCAATAGCTCGGCGGACGAGTTCAATCGCGGCGACTCGTTGTTTCGGTTGCGAGCTGTCAAGGATCCGCTGCAGATAG GCTTTCACCTCTCGGCCAGCGTTGTCAATCAGACGCCGCGTGCCTATTTCAATGTGGCCGTCACCTTTGACCGCCGACGCATCTCCTCTTGCAACTGCACCTGCACCTCGTCCGCCTACTGGTGCTCCCACGTAGTCGCCGTTTGTCTGCATCGCATCCATTGC CCCCAGGAGGTCTGTCTGCGTGCCCCGGTATCGGAATCATTGACTCGCCTGCAACGCGACCAATTGCAAAAGTTTGCCCAGTATCTGATCAGCGAGCTGCCTCAGCAGATCTTGCCGACGGCTCAGCGGCTCCTGGATGAGTTGCTCAGTGCGCAACCCACGGCGATCAACACTGTGTGCGGTGCACCTGATCCCACGGCTGGGGCCTCGATCAACGACCAGACCAGCTGGTATCTGGACGAGAAGACGTTGCATAACAACATTAAACGAATCCTCATCAAGTTCTGTTTGCCCGCCCCGATTGTGTTTAG CGACGTAAACTATCTGACGAACTCGGCTCCCCCAGCGGCGGCCGAATGGAGCTCGCTACTCCGACCGCTGCGGGGACGTGAGCCGGAGGGCATGTGGAATCTACTTTCGATCGTACGCGAGATGTACAGGCGCTGTGATCGGAACGCAGTGCGTCTGCTGGAGATCATCACGGAGGAGTGCTTGTACTGCGATCAGATACTCATCTGGTGGTTCCAGACGAAGTTGGCACTGATGATGGGGTCCCACGGCCACTCCGGCGGTAAGCATTCTAACACTCACTCCAACTCCACGGCACTGCAGCATGCTTGCAGTTCGCTGTGCGACGAAATCGTGGCACTGTGGCGATTGGCAGCGCTCAATCCCGGCCTGGCGCCGGATGAGCGAGATATGCTGCACGCTCAGTTCACGGCCTGGCATCTAAAGATTCTTGACCGGGTGGTCAAGAGCCGAATGATGCCGTCGTACACCAACAAGCACCAGCAGAACTCGCGATCCGAGACGGAGCTGTTTATCGGCTTCAAGCCGGCCATCGAGGCGTGCTACTTGGACTGGGAGGGCTACCCCATACCGGGAGTGACGCACACCCACGACACGAATCCCATCTACTACTCGCCGTTCACTTGCTTCAAGCACACGGACCTCAAGGGCGAGTCTAACAATCCCGGCCAGCTGAATGCCACCCAAGCGCTGATGTCGAACAACAAGCACTACAATTACTTTAGTTCATCCAGCGATCATGGCATGCACGCAGGAGCCTTCAAGCAGAGGTTGGACCGGCCTTTTCGTGAGTCGCGATTCTATACGAATCCGGCCGATCTGGACGGAGGAGCAGCGTTGGCGGGCGGAGGATCCGGTAGGTTTTCCACGGGACTGGGCTCCGTTGCCGTTGGAGGAGCTGGTGCAGGAGGCTTGGGTCAGATGAGCGGAGGAGTTAACAACTCTGTTGGAGGATCAGCGGCCGCCGAAGTGAATCccgtgcagcagcagcttcccAGTGGCTCGGCGGGAGTCGGTGCCTCTGTGACAAATGCCAAGGTTGTGGTAGCAACAGATGGCAATCGTTCGAGTGCCAGCAGCGAGGGATTCTGCGAGAACGACGATTTCGGCGGCGACACCAGCAGCAGTCACAACTACTGTCCACCTGGACAGGCGGTTGTGCCTGGCCAGAAATCAGCCCTCACGGAGTCGGATTCGCAGAGCAGCTTCGATGCAGTGTCGCATCAGAGCAAGGATGAGCCACCAGTCGGGggagtgggtgtggcagtGGGTGTTGAACAAGCCCTTTCCACATCTGACACTTCGTCGgcctcctcctcatcgtcaTCTGCTTCTACAGCTTCAGGGAGCTCTAATAGTTCCACTTCCTCTATGCTTATGGCTGGACAGGAGGCTACTGTCGGTGTTGGTGGCGCTGTGCAGCAAACAACTCGTCGCCTCAGCAAGGATGAATCCTTTAGTAGCAGTAGCGACGAGTTCAACCAGGGAGGCGTGGGTGGATCAGCAGGTCGAGTGGCTATGGCCTCCAGTGGAAGCGGATCGGGTGCTGGCGACACAGTAGCGGTGGGATCGGGATCAACAGCTGGCGGAGATCTGACGCCGGTGCCCAGCACGTCGGCAGCTGCCCGTGCTGCCTTGGCCGCCAGCTCGACAGGGCCGGTGATTTCTGCTTCACCTCATCTCGCAGCTAGCGCCGCTGGAGGCTTAGGAGTGCTGGGTGTGGGTGCAGACCAGCCTTGCACCTCATCCGCGCATGCAGCCCGAGCACTGGCAGCTGCAGTGGCTGCTTCCAGCGATAAGCCGCATGTTTTCTCCAATGTCCGGCCCACAGAGGACGCCTGGGATATACTGCTGGCCAGAGCCGAGGGTTTGCATGCCCACGGTCACGGAGCCGAGGCTTGCATCCTGGCCGTCCGTCTGGCCGAACAGATGCTGGCGAATCCGCCTAACCTACTTCTGGAACTGCCACCCGCACCCAAAAGAAAGGGCAAGAAGCAAAACGTGAATCCCATCTCGCATCAGCTGACAGTTGTGGCCTCTGCAACGCTGTCCAAGTGCGCTTTTCTGTGCACAGTGCTGTCGGAGAACTCTGAACACTATCACATTGGCTTTCGGATATGCCTATTCGCCTTGGAGATGCCGCGACCGCCAGCAAGCACCAAGCCCCTGGAAGTCAAGCTGGCCAACCAGGAGGCGGACATACTGGCTCTACTAAAGCGcctgccgctgggatccgcgGAACTGCAAGTAATCCGAGAGCGAGCTGAGCAACTGCGCAGCGGAACCTTTAAGACGCGAGGAGAGGCTCTATTGCCTATTAACCTGGCCACGTTTATTTTCGATGCCCTAGTTACACTCAGCCCCTTAGGTGGATCCACAATTGTCCCTGGCGTGGCATCCACTAGTGGTGTATCAAGTGCGGCCGGCAAGTCTATGGTCAATACAGGCACACGTTTGCTGCTCTACAAGCACAACAGCGATGAGAGTCTGGGATTCGATGCTGCAGTGGCTGCTCTCGGACTAAAAGCCAATGTGTCGGAGGCAGAGCATCCGTTGTTGTGCGAAGGAACCCGCCGGCAGCGCGGGGATCTTGCTCTGACATTGCTTTCACACTACAAGGATGAGCCCCGCAAGATAGCCAAGATCATGGAGAAGCTTCTGGACAGGGACATACATACGCTTCTAAATGCGCCACTCCTGCCCGCTTACTACTCGAGTAACCCGCCTGTGAGGACGCGAAGTAATCAGCCCACGCGTAGGGAGGATCACGATTATGGCGGTGGCTCTGGATGCGCCTCTTCCAACTGCAATCCGGTAGCCAATTTGTGTGAACTTTTGCCGGCGGACTACGGCAGTGTGGGTGGAAACAGTCGACCACACAGCTCCACGAGTGCCGAACTGGAACTAAGCATGTGTGCCCTGAGCATGGCCAGCAGTGGTAGCCAGTCGGGAGGCGTTCAAGGCATGGTGCCCACAACGAATGCAGCGGGAACCACGGGAACACCCAGTTCCAGCAGCACGACGGTCAGTGGGAGCCAGAATCCCAATGGTAATCCCAGTGGCAGCGGTGGAGGAGGAAATGGCGGAGGTGGTaacggaggaggaggaggcggtggcggtggtggtggaggcTCCACCAGTAGCCGAAGCAAGGAAAGCCGGTACAAGGGAAAGAGAGCATATCCCTCGATACCCAACCAGCCATCGGAAGCCAGTGCCCACTTCATGTTCGAGTTGGCCAAGAATGTGCTGACCAAGGCCGGCGGCAATAGTTCCACATCGCTCTTCACCCAGGCGAGCACGAGCCAAAATCACCATGGACCGCACCGTGCCCTCCACATGTGCGCCTTCCAACTAGGGCTGTATGCCCTCGGTCTGCACAACTGTGTGAGTCCCAATTGGCTATCGAGGACGTACTCGTCGCACGTCTCCTGGATCCTGGGGCAAGCTATGGAAATTGGTGCGCCGGCGATAAGCTTTCTGATAGACACTTGGGAGGCGCATCTAACGCCTCCCGAAGCAGCTGGCATGGCCGATCGTGCGTCGCGCGGATGGGACAGCAACATGGTCTATCCGGCGGCGGAGCTGGCTCTGTCCGTTCTGCCCCACGCAGCTGCCCTCAATCCCAACGAGATCCAGCGTGCGATTCTGCAGTGCAAGGAGCAAAGCGATCTGATGCTGGAGCGGGCCTGTCTCACCGTGGAGACAGCTGCCAAGGGCGGCGGCGTCTATCCGGAGGTGCTATTCCAGGTGGCCCGCTACTGGTACGAGCTGTACATGCGGAACACGCCGAATAACAGCGAGTTCGAGCCGCACGATGACACCATGGACCATTCGGCCGTGAGTCTGAGCGCCCTCATTGagtcccagcagcagcatgagctccagcaacaacaacaggcagtgcagcagcaacaggcggttcagcagcagcagcaggtggtgcagcaacagcagcaagtggtgcagcagcaacaacagcttGGCATGCCCAATTCCGTGGTGCCAGGCGGCGTTGGCCCCGGCCCCGGACTACCCGTAGCAGTGCAGCCACCCGTAGTTGGTTCTGTCCAGAATCCACAGGCCCAATTCCAACCCGTGGGCGTCGCCTCACTGGCTCCCCTCGGACTGGCGCAGTATCCACCGTACAGCTTCTGCCAGGGCTTGTATGCGCACCACCACAACATGAGCTATCCGCCCGGGCAGATGCAGATGTTCATTTCGGCAgggccgccgccgccacctcAAGCATACGGCGGCTACCAGCAGCCGCCGCCACAGCAGCCGCCGAatccgcagcaacagcagcaggttGTGCAACagcaggtgcagcagcagcaggtggtgcaacagcaacagcagcaggttCAGATGGCCGGGCAGGCGCCACCAGGTCACCCTGGGCAGCAAGGACATCCAGGTCAACCGCCCTCTGGCTTCCAGCCGCAACCACCGCCAGGAGCATTCCAGGCGCTGCCGCCGCAGGCCTATCAGGCAATGCAAGCGGGTCCCCCGGGCCCGCCGATGGGTCCGCCTCAGGGCTACTATggtccaccaccaccaccgcctccgAACGGTCCGCCtggcgtgggcgtgggcgtcGGAGTCGGCGTTGGAGTGGGCGTGATGCCAATGCGCCAGCATCAGCACCAACATCCCGTTTACCCATTCATGCAGCAGGCGCCGCCGCAGccaccgcagcagcaacaaccgcCGCCCTCGCAGCCACCCGTGCGACAACGACAACCACATCAGTTTAC ACCCACCCAGCTGCGATATCTGCTGGCTGCCTACAATGTGGGCATGCTGGCCATGGAAACACTGGCGCGACGCGTTCACGACGATCGGCCGCAGGCGAAGTATGCCCGCAATCCGCCGTACGGCGAGGATGTGAAATGGTTGCTACGGATCAGCAAGAAACTGGGCACCCAGTATCTGCACCAGTTCTGCATCTGTGCGGTCAACTCGATCGTGAGTCCGTTCGTGCTGCATGACGTGGCCATTGAGTCCGCCCACTATCTGGGCAGGAACAACCACCAGATGGTGATGCAGCACCTGCGTTCTGCGCTCACGCCTCTCGTCCAGAAGTGTCAGCAGAT GTACATCCAATGCATCCATCAGAAGCTGTATCATCTGACCCAGGGCGACTATGAGGAGTTTGCCAGCATTGTAGTGGCGGCACGCGCCGCTTTCCAGATCACGCCGGAGGGGAACGCGCAATTCAAGGACTGGCTGCAGTCTATCAAGCG ATCGAAATCATGCAAAAAGGAGCTGTGGACCCAGATCAATGCGGCCCTGCAGAGCAACTCCAAATGACAAAGACTTGACTCCTGCAATCTGATGACGGCagtggcaacagcaacattggCGACAACGACGGCGGCGGCAGGGACATCGGCCACAGCTGAGTGCAAGACAACAACGGTGGCTGcgagtagcagcagcaacaacagcgctGGTAATCACAACAACATCGgcaatagcagcagcagcggcgtcattaccaacaacaacagcagcagcaacggcggCAACATCAACATCGCCATCAGCGACTCAGTGAACGGACAcaaccatcatcatcaccaccatcaccacagGCATCATCATTTGCTGGACACGCCGGCTAGCAGCTCTGTGGGATTAGCAACAGCtacagcagcaggaggaggagggacagcagcagcaatcccAGTAGCAGCCACACCGGTTAGCAAtacaccagcaacagcatcgtcatcagcatcagctgcagttgcagctgcggctgcagctgctgcagcttcaGCAGCACCAAGCAGCGTGGCCAGCTACGAGCGATCGGAGCGAAGACCCCCACTACTGGGAGCACCACCTGCGCTGTCCACGGTCAGCAATAACAACGGCCGATCGGGCGCAGCGATCGCGTATCACTCGCTGATGCCGAACTTTTATCCCAGCACGCGGCAGCTGCACATGCATGGCCATGCCCGGGGTCATGCGCACCCACCACAGCACGGTCAACCCCATCCCCACCAGCAACCCCAGCCACACTCGCATCCCCAcgcgcatccgcatccgcacccACATCCCCATCAGTACCAACTGCAGTCGCTAAGCCACTACCATCAGCAACTTTAA